One window from the genome of Bacillus rossius redtenbacheri isolate Brsri chromosome 12, Brsri_v3, whole genome shotgun sequence encodes:
- the LOC134537271 gene encoding uncharacterized protein LOC134537271 — protein MAVGQREPSSPLVPRHSSRRARHNSTRPLPSPGKRVASPRHPSSPATALDELATTRSDPSPPRASESRALVTPRPPPQLSTSSPQLDQTPPLPGQASREPSSPLVPRHSSRRARHNSTRPLPSPGKRVASARHPSSPATALDELATTRSDPSPPRASESRALVTPRPPPQLSTSSPQLDQTPPLPGQASREPSSPLVPRHSSRRARHNSIRPLPSPGKRVASARHPSSPATALDELATTRSDPSPPRLSPPVLALFRGHLVRAGLVHQEPWSTLSQGAQK, from the exons ATGGCTGTGGGGCAACGCGAGCCCTCGTCACCCCTCGTCCCCCGCCACAGCTCTCGACGAGCTCGCCACAACTCGACCagacccctcccctccccgggcAAGCGAGTCGCGAGCCCTCGTCACCCCTCGTCCCCCGCCACAGCTCTCGACGAGCTCGCCACAACTCGATCagacccctcccctccccgggcAAGCGAGTCGCGAGCGCTCGTCACCCCTCGTCCCCCGCCACAGCTCTCGACGAGCTCGCCACAACTCGACCagacccctcccctccccgggcAAGCGAGTCGCGAGCCCTCGTCACCCCTCGTCCCCCGCCACAGCTCTCGACGAGCTCGCCACAACTCGACCagacccctcccctccccgggcAAGCGAGTCGCGAGCGCTCGTCACCCCTCGTCCCCCGCCACAGCTCTCGACGAGCTCGCCACAACTCGATCagacccctcccctccccgggcAAGCGAGTCGCGAGCGCTCGTCACCCCTCGTCCCCCGCCACAGCTCTCGACGAGCTCGCCACAACTCGATCagacccctcccctccccgggcAAGCGAGTCGCGAGCCCTCGTCACCCCTCGTCCCCCGCCACAGCTCTCGACGAGCTCGCCACAACTCGATCagacccctcccctccccgggcAAGCGAGTCGCGAGCGCTCGTCACCCCTCGTCCCCCGCCACAGCTCTCGACGAGCTCGCCACAACTCGATCagacccctcccctccccgg CTATCGCCGCCGGTGCTCGCCTTGTTCCGAGGTCACTTGGTCCGGGCCGGACTGGTTCACCAGGAGCCGTGGAGCACGCTGTCCCAGGGCgcccagaagtga